From the genome of Nocardia mangyaensis:
CCGTACGAGTCGAACACGCGGGTCCGATCACCACGGTGATCCTGGACCGCCCACATGCCCGCAATGCCGTCGACGGCCCGACCGCACGCGCGCTGGCCGACGCCTTCCGGGCCTTCGACGCCGATCCGACCGCCGCGGTGGCGGTGCTGTGGGGCGAACACGGCACCTTCTGCTCGGGCGCGGACCTCAAGGCCCTCGGCACCGAGACCAGCAACCAGGCCACCGTCGACGGCGACGGCCCGATGGGTCCCACCCGCATGCGGCTGTCCAAGCCGGTGATCGCGGCCGTCTCCGGCTACGCGGTGGCCGGTGGGCTGGAACTGGCGCTGTGGTGCGATCTGCGCGTCGCCGAGCAGGACGCCACCTTCGGCGTGTTCTGCCGCCGCTGGGGTGTGCCGCTGATCGACGGCGGCACCGTGCGACTGCCGCGCATCGTCGGCGAGGGCAGGGCGCTGGACATGATCCTGACCGGCAGGGCGGTGAGCGCGCCCGAGGCACTGCAGATGGGCCTGGTCACCCGCGTCGTCCCCACCGGCGACGCCCGCCGCGTCGCCGAGGAGATCGCCGGGCAGCTGGCCGCGCTCCCGCAGACCTGCCTGCGGACCGATCGCGCCGCGCTGTTCGACCAGTACGGACACACCGAAGAAGAGGCGCTTCGCATCGAGTTCGAGCACGGCATGACGGCGCTGACCGGTGGCGCGCTCGACGGCGCCGCCCGATTCGCCGCGGGCGCCGGCCGCAGCGGGAGCCCCGACCCCCGCTGATGGACCGGCTCACCGTCGTCGACGAGATCTTCCTGCGCACCCACCGCGGGATGGGCACCCCCATCGCCCTGCAAGGGCTGTGGCGGATCACCGACGCGATGGAACCCACACTGCTGCAGGCCATTCACGAGCAGCTGCGGGTCGGCGCGCTGGGTCGCAGAGTGATCCGGCCACGCATTCCCGGCGCGCGCCGAGCGTGGCGACCCAACACCAGGGCCCACCCCCTCGACGTCGCCGCCGACCCGCTGCCCGAGCACGGCATCCTGCCATGGGCCGACGCCCTCGGCACCGACCTCGATCCCGAGTTCGGCCCCGGCTGGCGCCTGTCCGCCACGCCCCTGCACGACGGCGGAACCGTTGTTGCCCTGACCTGTTCGCACGCCTTGGCCGACGCCCGCGGCCTGATCCATGCCGTCACCGCGGCCCTTGCCGAACTACGTCCGCACGCTGGGGACCCCACGAGCGGCGACGCCCCGGACGCACCGCCCTCGCGCATCGAGTACGGCTGCCGGACAACGACATCGGATTGGTCCGATGCGATCTCCCAATGGACCACGATCATCACCGGCACTGCCCGCGCGCTGCGGCAGGGGATCCCGCGACCACCGGCGACCACGACACCCGAGCCCACGGCCGATCGTCTCGTCCACAGCACGCTGCTCACCTTCGACGCCGCCACGTGGGACCACACCGCCGCGACAGCCGGCGGAACCGCGAACAGCCTGTTCATCCATCTCGTCGCGAAGGTCCTGTGGGAGACCGGTTTTCCTGGAGAGCGGATCGCCGCGAGCCTGCCGGTGGACACCCGCGACGAACCCCGCGTCGACAACGACTTGGCCGTCACCGAGATCACCGTGAGCCGCGCCGACACCCCCGCGACCATTCGAGAGAAGGCACGCGCCGCCTATCAGCGACGGATGTCGAGCCCCGCCGGTCTACCCGAAGAGATCCTCCAGGTGGTCCCGGACCGCTGGGCGTACACGCTCAGCAAGGGCGCGGGTGAGCGAGACATCCTGTGCTCCAACATCGGATCACTGCCCGACAGCTTGCGCACGGTCGGCACCCACCACTGCGATCGCGTCGCCGCACGGGCCATTCACCCTGGCATCACCACATTTCCCCGCACCCGGCTCTCCGGCTACCTGTCCCGGCTCGGCGACACCTACACCCTGGCCCTGGTGAGCCTGGCAGGTGACCGCGAAACGCTCAGCGCCGCGACAGATCGAGCCTGCGAGGAACTCGGCACGCGCCCGGATTCCTGGTGATCGCGCGCCCGGTCGAGCCGCCCCGTACCTGCGCTCAGGCCGCCACCATCCCGGTGAGCAGCGTTCGCAACGACCAGACGAACTGGTCCACCGAATTCCACGCGGCGATCTCGTCGAGGTGCGCCGTCGTACGCGGCCAGCGCGCGGAGTCGATGTCGTCGAGCGCCGCGCGCCGCTGCCGAACCCGCTCGGATTCCGGTGGCAGCGGCGGCTTTCCGTCGGTCTCGGCCACGTCGAGGGCGACGGCTCCGAGCACCTGCACGAGCACCGAGTACACCCCGTGCGCTCGCGCCTGCGCGGGCAGCCCGCCCCGAGTCAGACAGGCCAACAGCGCCTCGCTGATATCGCGCGCCACCGGACCATCCGCCGCCGGACCGTCCATCGGCCCCGACATCATCAGGGTGACGACCGCCGGATGCGCGAGCAGTTGGTCACGCATCCCGAGCGCGAACTGGATCACCGCGGCCGACCACTCCACTCCCGCATCCGACAGCGGCCCCACCGGCACTGCCGAGAGCACCCGCTCGATCACGGCCCGCTCCAGCTCGACCCGGCTGCCTGCCACGCTGGACACCGCGTCCGCCTCGACCCCGAGCCGCGCGGCCACAGCCCCGATCGACAACGCACTCGGCCCACCCGCATCGAGCAGCCCGAGCGCGGTGCCGACCACCTCGAACTCGGTGAACGCCCGCCCCGCCGAGCCCCGCCGACCTGCCGATTCAGCCTCCGACATGCCACGGACGCTACCCCGTGGAGCCACCGTCACCCGGTAACCCGCCGCGGCGCCACGGAGGCCCAATCACCACACCCGCGAAACCGTTCGCGGCGCACCCGAGCGCCGATCCGCTCCGGTGACACCGCCGGGCTCACGGGCCGTCCGCCTACGACGTGATACCGAGCCGAGTCGCCAACCACGGCAACTGATCACGCAACCCCGCCGACCACACCGCGAAACTGTGCCCGCCGGGCAGCACCTGCAATCGCACATCCATCCCGGCCGCCTTGGTCGCCTCGTACATGCGCTCGACCTGCGGGCGATAGGTCTCGTCGTCAGCACCGACGACGAACGCGCCCGCCGAATCCGGGTAGGTGCGGCTGTGCAGCAGGTCGAGCGGGTTGACCCGCACGAACGCCTCCGCGTCGCCGCCGAAAGCCGCGTCCACCGTGCGCTGCCGGTCACCGAGGGTCGGTTCGTCCTCGCCGGACAGGTCAAGGAAGGTCGGGTAGACCTCTGGATGGTTGGTGGCCATCTGCAACGCACAGGTTCCGCCGTAGGACAACCCGCCGATGGCCCAGGCGCGCGGATCGGGATCGACCTGCACCGTCGACCGCGTCCACGCGGGTACGTCGACCGCGAGATAGGTGGCGACGTTGCCCAATCGCGAATCCAGGCACAGCGGATCGGCCAGCGCGGTGCCGGTCCCGTCGGCGACCACGACCACCGGCGCGAGACCGCCGTGCTCGCGGGCGAACTCGTCCATGGTCTCGGCCAGCTGTCCGCCGACAAACCAGTCCTCCGGCGCGCCAGGCTGTCCGGCCAGCAGCACCAGCACCGGCAGCAGCGGGCGCGGATCGGCGAAATAGGCGGGTGGCAAGTAGATCTCGGCATCGCGCGCGGTGAATCCGGACGCCGTCGGCGACACCGAGGCGGTCAGCACCCGACCGCCGTCAGCGAGCCCGGCCGGCACCTGCCACACCGACTCGAGCGGGCGACCGGTGACCACCTGTTCGGTCCGGGTCAACTCCCCGGCATCGATCCGGCCGATCTTCTCGATCCCGAACGCCGCGCCCACCGTCGGATAGGACGCGTAGACCAGATTCACCCGTGTCCCCACCGCGATCAGCACGGCCACCACCGCCAGCACCGTCACCACGGCGGTCCCCACACTGCGGCGCACCAGGATTCGCGGTAAGACGAGCAGCACCGCCGCCACACCGATCCCGATCAGCACGTACACCGACTCGGCGATCGGGTCGGGGAACGGCTGCCACACTTCCTCGACGAACAGGTACGCGGCGACGGTCAGCACCGTCGCGGCGAGCAAGGCGATCGGCACGGTCGTCGTGACATAGCGGCGCGCGCGCGGGAGCAGCAACCACACCGCACCCATCACGCCGAGCAGCGTCAACGCCACCGGGAGCCATCCCGTGAGCAACGACAGATCGGTGAATCGCGTCAGCACTGACCTCCACAGATGCCACTTCGACCACCCCGGGCTCCCACATCGGGTCCGGCGGCCACCGTGATGACATACGGTACACAGACGGCTTCCCCGCGTCGGGACGGCGCACTCGCAGCAAAGGGTGGATCGATGGACGACAACACAGCTGCCACCGAACAGGGCCCGCCCAGCGGCATCGCCGCCGTGGGCATCGTGCTGCGGAGGGTGCCGTTCACCGTCGGTTTCCTGGTCGTCGTCACCCTCCTCGGTATCGCCGGCGGGGGCCTGTGGCGCAGGCTCGACACGCGATCGTGGTTCGCCGACATCGCCTACGGCTGGCCCGCCCTCCAGGAGGGCAGGTGGTGGACGCCGTTGTCTGGCTGGTTCTTCGGCCTCACGCCCGCTCAGTACGTCACCATGGCAATCCTTTTCGCGGCCGCCGTCGGCTGGGCCGAGTGGCGCCTCGGCACGGTGCGCACCGCCGTGGTCTGCCTCAGCGGTCAGCTGATCGGCATCCTGGTGGCCTCGGTGACGGTCGGGCTGCTGGCCCACACCCATCTCGGTTGGGCCGATCGCCTCGCCGACGTGCGCGATGTCGGGTTCACCACGGCTGCGATCGCCGCGCTGGCCGCGGTCTCGGCGACCCTGCGCTCACCCTGGCGACTGCGGGTGCGCGCCGCGCTGGTGGCGTATGTGGCGATCGCCTTCCTGTTCGAGTCGACCTTCGCCGATCTGATGCACGTGATCGCCGTCGCCGTGTGGCTGCCGCTGGGCGAGAAGCTGTTCAGCCGCACCGAACACGGCTTCTGGCCGCGCACCCGCCGTGAGGTGCGGATGCTGGCCTTCACCGGGCTGCTGGTGATCGCGGCGGCCTCGGTGGCGGTGTACTTCTTCCCCGGCGAGAGTCTGCTCGGGGCCACCGAGGACGAACGCGGCTCGCTGTGGAGCACGCTCATCACGGTGGCGGTGATCGCGGTGGTCGCCGATCAGCTGCGCAAGGGCAAGCGGTGGGCCTGGTGGGTCGCCATCGGCTACGGCACCCTGCACGTGGTACTCACGCTGGTCCTGCTCGGCGTCGCCATCGGCGCCGAGGTCGAGACCACCGGCGCGGTCACCGTCGGCACCGCTCTGCTGTGGGCGGGTGAGGTGGCACTGCTCTACGGCGGACGCGGCGCGTTCCGAGTCCCCGCCCGGCGCAAGATCACCGAGGGCACGCTCGCCGGCGTCGAACCCGGCGAAGCGGTGCGCACACTGCTGACCCGCTACGGCGGCTCCACCATGTCGTGGATGACCACCTGACCCGAGAACACGTACTGGTTCCCCGGCGGCAAGATCCGTGGCTGGACCCTGGATGTGATGCGCCGCCGACCCGACGGCTTCCGGCCCGTCGTCGAGTTCCTCATCGCCTCGGCCTGCCAGGCGTTCGAAGAGGAAGGCGTCGGCGTCGCGCTGACCAAGGCGTACCTGCCCGAGGTGTCGGCCAAGGACCTGATGGCAGTGGGCGCGTCGGCGCGCTGAGCAGGCCCGCGTGACCTCGGCCCGGCGTCCCTCGCGCCGCTCAGCGCGAGGTCGACCCAGCAACGACGCCAGCCGGCCATCTCAGCCCGCCGCGACCGATTCCGGCGTCCCACGCGCGGCGACCTCAGCGGGTACCTCAACCCCGGGCTCCAGGTTGTCCGCGGCGATCGGTTCGCCCCAGACCTGGCGCAGCGGCAGCACACCGGCCCACACTCCACCGGTCTCGACATCGTCCGCGT
Proteins encoded in this window:
- a CDS encoding rhomboid-like protein, giving the protein MDDNTAATEQGPPSGIAAVGIVLRRVPFTVGFLVVVTLLGIAGGGLWRRLDTRSWFADIAYGWPALQEGRWWTPLSGWFFGLTPAQYVTMAILFAAAVGWAEWRLGTVRTAVVCLSGQLIGILVASVTVGLLAHTHLGWADRLADVRDVGFTTAAIAALAAVSATLRSPWRLRVRAALVAYVAIAFLFESTFADLMHVIAVAVWLPLGEKLFSRTEHGFWPRTRREVRMLAFTGLLVIAAASVAVYFFPGESLLGATEDERGSLWSTLITVAVIAVVADQLRKGKRWAWWVAIGYGTLHVVLTLVLLGVAIGAEVETTGAVTVGTALLWAGEVALLYGGRGAFRVPARRKITEGTLAGVEPGEAVRTLLTRYGGSTMSWMTT
- a CDS encoding TetR/AcrR family transcriptional regulator C-terminal domain-containing protein; the protein is MSEAESAGRRGSAGRAFTEFEVVGTALGLLDAGGPSALSIGAVAARLGVEADAVSSVAGSRVELERAVIERVLSAVPVGPLSDAGVEWSAAVIQFALGMRDQLLAHPAVVTLMMSGPMDGPAADGPVARDISEALLACLTRGGLPAQARAHGVYSVLVQVLGAVALDVAETDGKPPLPPESERVRQRRAALDDIDSARWPRTTAHLDEIAAWNSVDQFVWSLRTLLTGMVAA
- a CDS encoding crotonase/enoyl-CoA hydratase family protein, with amino-acid sequence MAVRVEHAGPITTVILDRPHARNAVDGPTARALADAFRAFDADPTAAVAVLWGEHGTFCSGADLKALGTETSNQATVDGDGPMGPTRMRLSKPVIAAVSGYAVAGGLELALWCDLRVAEQDATFGVFCRRWGVPLIDGGTVRLPRIVGEGRALDMILTGRAVSAPEALQMGLVTRVVPTGDARRVAEEIAGQLAALPQTCLRTDRAALFDQYGHTEEEALRIEFEHGMTALTGGALDGAARFAAGAGRSGSPDPR
- a CDS encoding alpha/beta hydrolase — its product is MTRFTDLSLLTGWLPVALTLLGVMGAVWLLLPRARRYVTTTVPIALLAATVLTVAAYLFVEEVWQPFPDPIAESVYVLIGIGVAAVLLVLPRILVRRSVGTAVVTVLAVVAVLIAVGTRVNLVYASYPTVGAAFGIEKIGRIDAGELTRTEQVVTGRPLESVWQVPAGLADGGRVLTASVSPTASGFTARDAEIYLPPAYFADPRPLLPVLVLLAGQPGAPEDWFVGGQLAETMDEFAREHGGLAPVVVVADGTGTALADPLCLDSRLGNVATYLAVDVPAWTRSTVQVDPDPRAWAIGGLSYGGTCALQMATNHPEVYPTFLDLSGEDEPTLGDRQRTVDAAFGGDAEAFVRVNPLDLLHSRTYPDSAGAFVVGADDETYRPQVERMYEATKAAGMDVRLQVLPGGHSFAVWSAGLRDQLPWLATRLGITS